From Pongo pygmaeus isolate AG05252 chromosome 1, NHGRI_mPonPyg2-v2.0_pri, whole genome shotgun sequence, one genomic window encodes:
- the LOC129007789 gene encoding large ribosomal subunit protein eL21-like: MTNTKGKRRGTRYMLSRPFRKHGVVPLATYMRIYKKGDIVDIKGMGTVQKRMPHKCYHGKTGRVYNVTQHAVGIVVNKQVKGKILAKRINVRIEHIKHSKSRDSFLKCMKENDQKKKEAKEKGTWVQLKHQPAPPRAAHFVRTNGKEPELLEPIPYEFMA; encoded by the coding sequence ATGACgaacacaaagggaaagaggagaggcaccCGATATATGTTGTCTaggccttttagaaaacatggagtTGTTCCTTTGGCCACATATATGCGAATCTATAAGAAAGGTGATATTGTAGACATCAAGGGAATGGGTACTGTTCAAAAACGAATGCCCCACAAGTGTTACCATGGCAAAACTGGAAGAGTCTACAATGTTACCCAGCATGCTGTTGGCATTGTTGTAAACAAACAAGTTAAGGGCAAGATTCTTGCCAAGAGAATTAATGTGCGTATTGAGCACATCAAGCACTCTAAGAGCCGAGATAGCTTCCTGAAATGcatgaaggaaaatgatcagaaaaagaaagaagccaaagagaaaggcacCTGGGTTCAACTAAAGCACCAGCCTGCTCCACCCAGAGCAGCACACTTTGTGAGAACCAATGGgaaggagcctgagctgctggaacctattccctatgaattcatggcataa